In one Mesorhizobium australicum genomic region, the following are encoded:
- a CDS encoding extracellular solute-binding protein, whose protein sequence is MKTFLQATLVLGIAASPASAAELTVITAGDQNMVDYINEYLGPLFEQQNPGNTVRVVGTGPGDAGSQKIVERFEAQKQAGAQTWDVDVAIAHEKFIGPMIKGEYLEAYRDRISTGKLVTRANADMALGAPVKGYVMPMFNSQTAIAYNPALVPNPPKSYAEIAEWAKANPKQFGYNGIKGGASGVSFVMGWIYAFGDGDASKLMNGPFEEAETKKWDAAFASLKDFTTNATLTPGNAGTLDLLSRGEIAMGPV, encoded by the coding sequence ATGAAGACATTCCTTCAGGCAACGCTGGTTCTCGGTATCGCGGCCTCCCCGGCCTCGGCAGCCGAGCTCACCGTCATCACCGCCGGCGACCAGAACATGGTCGACTACATCAACGAATATCTCGGCCCGCTCTTCGAACAGCAGAACCCTGGCAACACGGTGCGCGTCGTCGGCACCGGCCCCGGCGACGCCGGCTCGCAGAAGATCGTCGAACGCTTCGAGGCGCAGAAGCAGGCCGGCGCCCAGACCTGGGACGTCGATGTCGCCATCGCCCACGAGAAGTTCATCGGCCCGATGATCAAGGGCGAGTATCTCGAGGCTTATCGCGACCGCATCTCCACCGGCAAGCTGGTGACCCGTGCCAACGCCGACATGGCCCTCGGCGCGCCCGTGAAGGGCTATGTGATGCCCATGTTCAACAGCCAGACCGCGATCGCCTACAATCCGGCGCTCGTCCCGAACCCGCCGAAGAGCTACGCCGAGATCGCCGAATGGGCGAAGGCCAATCCAAAGCAGTTCGGCTACAACGGCATCAAGGGTGGCGCATCGGGCGTCAGCTTCGTCATGGGCTGGATCTACGCCTTCGGCGACGGCGATGCCTCGAAGCTGATGAACGGCCCGTTCGAGGAAGCCGAGACGAAGAAGTGGGACGCGGCCTTCGCCAGCCTGAAGGACTTCACCACCAACGCCACGCTGACGCCCGGCAACGCCGGCACGCTCGACCTCCTGTCGCGCGGCGAGATCGCGATGGGACCGGTGTAG
- a CDS encoding extracellular solute-binding protein, translating into MFYSWQANGQLPPEFKLVLPAPGMPGQPMHYVIPAKAPNKELAEKFVELATSPKVQAEGIVKRFNWYPGIDAQYVQPELDEATWNKLFTDVKPEDLAAHGKPFPIAPYNSAILEAYERQATN; encoded by the coding sequence ATGTTCTACTCGTGGCAGGCCAACGGCCAGCTGCCGCCGGAGTTCAAGCTGGTTCTGCCGGCTCCCGGCATGCCCGGCCAGCCCATGCACTACGTTATCCCGGCCAAGGCGCCGAACAAGGAACTGGCCGAGAAGTTCGTCGAGCTGGCGACCAGCCCGAAGGTACAGGCCGAAGGCATCGTCAAGCGCTTCAACTGGTATCCGGGCATCGACGCGCAATACGTCCAGCCCGAGCTGGACGAGGCGACCTGGAACAAGCTGTTCACCGACGTCAAGCCGGAGGACCTCGCCGCTCACGGGAAGCCGTTCCCGATCGCGCCCTACAACAGCGCGATCCTGGAAGCCTACGAACGCCAGGCCACCAACTGA
- a CDS encoding ABC transporter permease, whose amino-acid sequence MPPRLLGLLLVLPALAVIVLLFVVPLAASVIGAFELEAGYGLGNFTKAFELYTSDVVFTVLIVSLSTVLIGLFSVAIGGYLTLGENPRAVAILRWLYRWPMFIPFVVVGQVLRTFLAKNGLMNNVLIGVGIITPLQAVSLLDWRGIVIAFVWKQTPFVTLLVAGAMASVDRGTIEAARNLGASRLRILIEILVPQVATTVMVGLVLSFVTMMSVLSVPLMINAQSPTMITADIAFRINAYGDYGVANALGLISLFVTACVAWFYLRQSMRERS is encoded by the coding sequence ATGCCGCCGCGCCTGCTCGGACTCCTGCTCGTCCTGCCAGCCCTCGCCGTGATCGTGCTTCTCTTCGTGGTGCCGCTGGCTGCCTCGGTGATCGGCGCGTTCGAGCTGGAGGCCGGCTACGGGCTTGGCAATTTCACCAAGGCCTTCGAACTCTACACCTCCGACGTCGTCTTCACCGTGCTGATCGTCAGCCTGTCGACGGTCCTGATCGGCCTCTTCTCCGTCGCCATCGGCGGCTACCTGACGCTCGGCGAGAACCCGCGGGCGGTGGCGATCCTGCGCTGGCTCTACCGCTGGCCGATGTTCATTCCCTTCGTCGTGGTCGGCCAGGTGCTGCGTACCTTCCTCGCCAAGAACGGCCTGATGAACAACGTGCTGATTGGCGTCGGCATCATCACGCCGCTGCAGGCCGTGAGCCTGCTCGACTGGCGCGGCATCGTCATCGCCTTTGTCTGGAAGCAGACGCCCTTCGTCACGCTGCTGGTGGCCGGCGCGATGGCTTCCGTCGACCGCGGCACGATCGAGGCGGCGCGCAACCTCGGCGCTTCGCGGCTGCGCATTCTGATCGAGATCCTGGTGCCGCAGGTGGCAACGACCGTGATGGTCGGGCTGGTCCTGTCCTTCGTCACCATGATGTCGGTGCTGTCCGTCCCGCTGATGATCAACGCGCAGTCGCCGACGATGATCACGGCCGACATCGCCTTCCGCATCAACGCCTATGGCGACTATGGCGTCGCCAATGCGCTGGGGCTCATCTCGCTGTTCGTGACGGCCTGCGTCGCCTGGTTCTATCTGCGCCAGAGCATGAGGGAGCGTTCATGA
- a CDS encoding ABC transporter permease, which translates to MSAAAETSAGMRQSSFDLWWVPRAIALGLLAFVIFGPLTNLVLWTVAEKWYFPHALPLEYGLDYWGRVFSSRGNAMESLGNSVFVASMTVIVSLALAVPSGYALARLKLPVRGLILLAFLIPQAFPNLPVYVNIARLFYQIGLNGTIAGVVLVHVTHGLVYAVWIATAAFSAVDTELEQAARSVGAGAMRAFRDITLPLAAPGLLASAIFVFLESLDEFTGSYFVGAPDVNMLPLLLYTAGAGGNYQVASITALLLLIPSIGFMLVVERFLKSDVLSKVGH; encoded by the coding sequence ATGAGCGCGGCGGCTGAAACCTCTGCCGGCATGCGGCAATCGTCCTTCGACCTGTGGTGGGTGCCGCGGGCGATCGCGCTGGGGCTGCTCGCCTTCGTCATCTTCGGCCCGCTGACGAACCTCGTCCTGTGGACGGTCGCCGAGAAGTGGTATTTCCCGCATGCGCTGCCGCTGGAATACGGTCTGGACTACTGGGGCAGGGTGTTCTCGTCACGCGGCAATGCGATGGAATCGCTCGGCAACAGCGTCTTCGTCGCGTCCATGACCGTTATCGTGTCGTTGGCGCTCGCCGTTCCCTCGGGCTATGCGCTGGCCCGGCTGAAACTGCCGGTTCGAGGGCTGATCCTGCTGGCCTTTCTGATCCCGCAGGCATTCCCGAACCTGCCCGTCTACGTCAACATCGCGCGGCTGTTCTACCAGATCGGTCTCAACGGCACGATCGCAGGCGTGGTCCTGGTCCATGTCACGCACGGGCTCGTCTATGCGGTCTGGATCGCGACCGCCGCCTTCTCGGCGGTAGACACGGAGCTCGAACAGGCCGCGCGGTCCGTCGGCGCCGGCGCGATGCGCGCCTTTCGCGACATCACGCTGCCGCTCGCCGCTCCCGGCCTGCTTGCCAGCGCCATCTTCGTCTTCCTGGAATCGCTCGACGAGTTCACAGGCAGCTATTTCGTCGGCGCGCCCGACGTGAACATGCTGCCCCTCCTGCTCTATACGGCGGGTGCGGGAGGCAACTATCAGGTGGCGTCGATCACCGCGCTCCTGCTCCTCATCCCGTCGATCGGCTTCATGCTCGTCGTCGAGCGCTTCCTGAAATCCGACGTGCTTTCGAAGGTCGGCCACTGA
- a CDS encoding LacI family DNA-binding transcriptional regulator, whose amino-acid sequence MSSSAEISSAPARGFVSAQQVAERAGVSRSAVSRAFTPGASIAEETREKVMRAAGELGYQVNDLARGLLANRSRLVGLVVTKPEVGFRAHLVAALTRILIRRGNIPFLINTGSSEQEVQAAQTALFGYRAEATIILSGSPPSSFVELARQNGQPLVVIGRSEPDCDHVAIDNAGTARQAAALFVGQGLRRLGLAGSASGTPTIAERERVFVDEARRLGARVVVARGGDSDYAGGGEAARILFDRPDRPQAVFCVNDLIALGLLDTVRGRFGLRVPDDVAVIGFDDIPEASWGAYDLTTFRQDPDEIAASAVAHLDRRLAYPDAPPSTAFLGAPLIVRGTTLTGRASRPSPQLEQSS is encoded by the coding sequence ATGTCGTCATCCGCAGAAATATCCTCCGCGCCGGCACGTGGTTTCGTCAGCGCGCAGCAGGTGGCCGAAAGGGCGGGCGTGTCGCGTTCCGCCGTGTCGCGCGCCTTCACGCCGGGCGCCAGCATCGCCGAGGAGACGCGCGAGAAGGTGATGCGCGCGGCCGGCGAGCTCGGCTACCAGGTCAACGACCTCGCCCGAGGATTGCTTGCCAACCGCAGCCGGCTGGTGGGGCTTGTCGTAACCAAGCCTGAAGTCGGCTTCCGGGCCCATCTGGTCGCAGCCCTCACGCGTATCCTGATCCGGCGTGGCAACATACCGTTCCTGATCAACACCGGCAGTTCCGAGCAGGAAGTGCAGGCGGCCCAGACCGCCCTGTTCGGTTATCGCGCCGAGGCGACCATCATCCTCTCCGGCTCGCCGCCGTCTTCATTCGTCGAGCTTGCGCGCCAGAACGGACAGCCGCTCGTCGTGATCGGCCGTTCCGAGCCGGACTGCGATCACGTCGCGATCGACAATGCGGGCACGGCGCGTCAGGCGGCGGCGCTTTTCGTCGGCCAGGGCCTGCGCCGGCTCGGACTTGCGGGCTCCGCGTCCGGCACGCCCACCATCGCCGAACGCGAGCGGGTCTTCGTCGACGAGGCGCGAAGGCTGGGCGCCAGGGTCGTCGTCGCCCGTGGCGGGGATTCCGACTATGCCGGCGGCGGTGAGGCGGCGCGCATCCTTTTCGATCGTCCGGACAGGCCGCAGGCGGTCTTCTGCGTCAACGACCTGATCGCGCTCGGCCTGCTCGACACGGTGCGCGGCCGGTTCGGCCTTCGCGTGCCGGACGACGTGGCAGTGATCGGCTTCGACGACATTCCCGAGGCGTCGTGGGGCGCCTACGATCTCACGACCTTTCGACAGGATCCCGACGAAATCGCGGCCAGCGCCGTCGCGCATCTCGACCGGCGGCTCGCCTATCCGGACGCGCCGCCGTCGACCGCGTTCCTGGGCGCGCCGCTGATCGTCCGGGGCACCACCCTTACAGGCCGGGCATCTCGCCCGTCGCCGCAATTGGAACAGTCGTCTTGA
- a CDS encoding inositol monophosphatase family protein: protein MTAQASGIDTRLLRAQAVLYEAGKLALSHFGALASLPVEIKQNGQDIVSAADREVEMLVRDRIAETFPDDGFLGEEYGLSARSSGYTWVLDPIDGTSCFVHGSRSWCISIALLKGGETVAGLILDPSADELFTAVSGGGAFLNGRPIAVDSRTDMQHGLIGVGASFRVPPRAVSGFIERLLDRGGMFVRSGSGALSLAHVACGRLAGYYEPHIHAWDCLAGLCLIREAGGWTADFAADGDLMRGGPVLGCPPQLSEDLLDLIAATSAERAA, encoded by the coding sequence TTGACCGCTCAAGCCTCCGGCATCGATACCCGCCTCCTGCGCGCGCAGGCCGTCCTATACGAGGCGGGCAAGCTCGCGCTGTCGCACTTCGGCGCCCTGGCGAGCCTGCCGGTCGAGATCAAGCAGAACGGGCAGGACATCGTCAGCGCCGCGGACCGCGAGGTCGAGATGCTGGTGCGCGACCGAATCGCCGAGACATTTCCCGACGACGGCTTTCTCGGCGAGGAATACGGGCTCTCCGCCAGATCTTCCGGTTACACCTGGGTCCTCGACCCCATCGACGGCACGAGCTGCTTCGTCCATGGCAGCCGCAGCTGGTGCATTTCCATCGCGCTGCTGAAGGGCGGGGAAACGGTCGCCGGGCTGATCCTCGATCCGAGCGCCGACGAACTCTTCACGGCCGTATCCGGAGGCGGAGCGTTCCTGAACGGTCGGCCGATCGCGGTCGACTCGAGGACCGACATGCAGCACGGCCTGATCGGGGTCGGGGCCAGTTTCCGCGTTCCCCCGCGCGCCGTCTCGGGCTTCATCGAGCGCCTGCTCGATCGGGGCGGGATGTTCGTGCGCAGCGGCTCCGGCGCGCTCAGCCTTGCCCATGTCGCCTGCGGCCGGCTCGCAGGCTATTACGAGCCGCATATCCATGCCTGGGACTGCCTCGCCGGGCTCTGCCTGATCCGCGAAGCGGGTGGCTGGACGGCCGATTTCGCCGCCGATGGCGACCTGATGCGCGGCGGGCCGGTGCTCGGCTGTCCGCCGCAGCTGAGCGAAGACCTTCTCGACCTCATCGCCGCCACGTCCGCGGAGCGCGCCGCATGA
- a CDS encoding phosphodiesterase codes for MKIVLVSDLHLVAPGESLFGLDPLKHLEDCIADLNRHHTDADLVVFSGDLTNDGEASAYAALAERLADLAAPYRLMLGNHDDRAAFANAFPQAAMQDGFAQCYVDLPQFRAVLLDTLQPGQVEGRLCETRLTWLDDALEGGRDTLLFLHHPPFPIGVPSLDGSRLLDADPLLDVLRRHGNVRHIFAGHVHRFAGGVWRGIPFTTVRGTNHQSALELDGPHAVSFEAPAYALVLADGDGLVVHMHEFPT; via the coding sequence ATGAAGATCGTCCTCGTATCGGACCTGCATCTCGTCGCGCCCGGCGAAAGCCTGTTCGGCCTCGATCCGCTCAAGCACCTCGAGGATTGCATCGCCGACCTCAACCGTCACCACACGGACGCCGATCTGGTCGTCTTTTCCGGCGACCTGACGAACGATGGCGAGGCGTCCGCCTACGCCGCGCTCGCCGAACGGCTGGCGGATCTCGCCGCGCCCTATCGCCTCATGCTGGGCAACCACGACGACCGGGCCGCCTTTGCGAACGCCTTTCCGCAAGCTGCGATGCAGGATGGCTTCGCTCAGTGCTACGTCGACCTGCCGCAGTTCAGGGCCGTGCTGCTCGACACGTTGCAGCCCGGCCAGGTCGAGGGCCGACTCTGCGAGACGCGGCTGACATGGCTGGACGACGCGCTGGAAGGAGGGCGCGACACGCTCCTCTTCCTGCATCATCCGCCATTCCCCATCGGCGTGCCTTCGCTGGACGGCTCGCGTCTGCTCGACGCGGATCCGCTGCTCGACGTCCTGCGGCGCCATGGCAACGTCCGCCATATCTTCGCCGGGCATGTGCATCGTTTCGCCGGCGGCGTCTGGCGAGGTATTCCTTTCACCACTGTGCGGGGCACGAACCATCAATCCGCACTTGAGCTGGACGGTCCGCATGCCGTCAGCTTCGAGGCCCCCGCCTATGCGCTGGTGCTGGCCGATGGCGATGGCCTCGTCGTTCACATGCACGAGTTCCCGACGTGA
- a CDS encoding amphi-Trp domain-containing protein yields the protein MTTDRDIEKNYSLQDFIVELRRLADTLEAGEDYEIEIEDETVLIPGHAVFSIEHEREDGQQEIEFQISWKDEADEDEEDEEQDEQEDDEEEEDEEEEVQA from the coding sequence ATGACGACCGATCGCGACATTGAAAAGAATTACTCCCTTCAGGACTTCATCGTCGAGCTTCGCCGGCTTGCCGATACTCTGGAAGCCGGCGAAGATTATGAGATCGAAATAGAAGACGAGACCGTCCTCATCCCCGGCCATGCTGTTTTCTCGATCGAGCACGAACGCGAGGACGGGCAGCAGGAAATCGAGTTCCAGATCTCCTGGAAGGATGAGGCTGACGAAGACGAAGAAGACGAAGAGCAGGACGAGCAGGAAGACGACGAGGAAGAAGAGGATGAGGAGGAAGAGGTTCAGGCCTGA
- a CDS encoding patatin-like phospholipase family protein — protein sequence MLDKTQKRRSETPDIEGMLSEYQSVALVLQGGGALGAYQAGVFQALVEAGIEANWLSGVSIGAINASIIAGNRPGDQLDRLRDFWETVSSRKVWHFTPEGDYFRRLRNQTSAMMTMMSGLPGFFKPRDLNPWMQLPGASGSTSFYDTGELERTLNRLIDWEVLNERRRRLSVGAVNVRTGNFRYFDSEIEVIGPQHIMASGALPPAFPPIHIENEYYWDGGIVSNTPLQYLLEQEDVHDTLVFQVDLFSARGILPRDMGDVLARHKDIMYSSRTRNNTDTFRRLHNLRLKLHQALLRVPADALTDDDREFLASMEDVPQVNIVHLIYQQKVYESDAKDYEFSGTSMREHWDAGYQDTRKTLKHRKWLVKPPESIGMTVHDVHRDDPS from the coding sequence ATGCTGGACAAGACCCAAAAGCGCCGCAGCGAGACGCCCGACATCGAGGGCATGTTGTCCGAATATCAGTCGGTCGCACTGGTGCTCCAGGGCGGCGGCGCGCTCGGCGCCTACCAAGCCGGCGTCTTCCAGGCACTGGTCGAGGCCGGCATCGAGGCAAACTGGCTCTCCGGCGTGTCGATCGGCGCCATCAATGCCTCCATCATCGCCGGCAACAGGCCCGGCGACCAGCTCGACCGCCTGCGCGATTTCTGGGAGACGGTGTCGAGCCGCAAGGTCTGGCACTTCACGCCCGAGGGCGACTACTTCCGTAGGCTGCGCAACCAGACGAGCGCCATGATGACGATGATGTCGGGTCTGCCCGGCTTCTTCAAGCCGCGCGACCTCAATCCGTGGATGCAGTTGCCCGGCGCATCCGGCTCGACCAGCTTCTACGACACGGGCGAACTGGAGCGCACGCTCAACCGCCTGATCGACTGGGAGGTGCTGAACGAGCGCCGACGCCGGCTGAGCGTCGGCGCGGTCAATGTCCGGACCGGCAACTTCCGCTACTTCGACAGCGAGATCGAGGTGATTGGCCCGCAACACATCATGGCGTCGGGCGCACTGCCGCCGGCGTTTCCGCCGATCCACATCGAGAACGAATATTACTGGGACGGCGGCATCGTCTCCAACACGCCGCTGCAATATCTGCTCGAGCAAGAGGACGTGCACGACACGCTCGTCTTCCAGGTAGACCTGTTCAGCGCCCGCGGCATCCTTCCGCGCGACATGGGCGATGTGCTCGCGCGCCACAAGGACATCATGTATTCGAGCCGCACCCGCAACAACACCGACACGTTCCGACGCCTGCACAATCTGCGCCTCAAGCTGCACCAGGCGCTGCTGCGCGTGCCAGCGGACGCGCTGACGGACGACGATCGCGAATTCCTCGCCTCTATGGAAGACGTGCCGCAGGTCAACATCGTCCACCTCATCTACCAGCAGAAGGTTTATGAGAGCGACGCCAAGGACTACGAGTTCTCCGGCACGTCGATGCGGGAACACTGGGATGCGGGCTACCAGGACACTCGCAAGACGCTGAAGCACCGCAAGTGGCTGGTGAAGCCGCCTGAATCGATCGGCATGACCGTCCACGACGTGCATCGCGACGATCCGAGCTGA
- a CDS encoding acetoacetate decarboxylase: MKAEDVRRAYAMPLTNPAYPSGPYRFIDREYVIISYRTNRDALRAVVPEPLEVVEPIVKYEFIRMPDSTGFGDYTESGQVVPVRFEGKDGVYVHSMYLDDDAPIAGGREIWGFPKKLAYPKLAHEGEVIVGTLHYGTVLCATATMGYKHRALDLAEVGRSLAAPNYLVKIIPHVDATPRICELVRYHLEEITVKEAWTAPADLQLFRHVIADVARLPVLEIVSAVHFVADLTLGLGEVVHDYMQES; encoded by the coding sequence ATGAAAGCCGAAGACGTTCGCCGCGCCTATGCGATGCCCCTGACTAACCCGGCCTATCCGTCGGGGCCGTACCGCTTCATTGACCGCGAATATGTCATCATCAGCTACCGCACCAATCGGGATGCGCTGAGGGCCGTCGTTCCCGAGCCGCTGGAGGTCGTCGAGCCGATCGTCAAATACGAGTTCATCAGGATGCCGGACTCGACCGGCTTCGGGGACTATACCGAGTCCGGCCAGGTCGTTCCCGTCCGCTTCGAGGGCAAGGACGGCGTCTATGTGCATTCCATGTATCTCGACGACGACGCGCCGATCGCCGGAGGGCGGGAGATCTGGGGCTTCCCGAAGAAGCTCGCCTATCCGAAGCTCGCCCATGAAGGCGAGGTGATCGTCGGAACGCTGCATTACGGCACGGTGCTCTGCGCGACGGCGACGATGGGCTACAAGCATCGCGCGCTCGATCTCGCGGAAGTCGGCCGCTCGCTCGCCGCGCCTAACTACCTCGTCAAGATCATCCCGCATGTGGATGCCACGCCGCGCATCTGCGAGTTGGTGCGGTACCATCTCGAGGAGATCACCGTGAAGGAGGCCTGGACGGCGCCGGCCGACCTGCAGCTCTTCCGCCACGTCATCGCAGATGTCGCCCGGCTGCCGGTGCTCGAAATCGTCTCCGCCGTCCACTTCGTTGCCGACTTGACGCTCGGCCTGGGCGAGGTCGTGCACGACTACATGCAGGAAAGCTGA
- a CDS encoding 3-hydroxybutyrate dehydrogenase yields the protein MIERDGNSKLHGRVAIVTGSTSGIGLGIVRAFAAQGADIVINGLGDAAAIEAERAGIESEFGVRCLYSPANMLSGQEIAGMVRLAADSLGGCDILVNNAGIQHVAPIDEFPDEKWEAIVQINLVAAFHSIKAALPMMKARGWGRIINIASAHALVASPYKSAYVAAKHGIAGLTKTVALEAATAGITVNAICPGYVWTPLVEKQIPDTMAARGLTKEQVINDVLLEAQPTKEFVTVEQVAGLALFLCSDSAASMTGAILPIDGGWTAH from the coding sequence GTGATCGAACGCGACGGAAATTCCAAACTGCACGGCAGGGTCGCGATCGTGACCGGCTCCACGAGCGGAATTGGCCTCGGCATCGTCCGCGCGTTTGCGGCACAGGGCGCCGACATCGTCATCAATGGCCTCGGCGACGCCGCCGCGATCGAGGCGGAGCGCGCAGGCATCGAGTCCGAGTTCGGCGTGCGCTGCCTCTATTCCCCGGCCAACATGCTCTCCGGGCAGGAGATCGCCGGCATGGTCAGGCTCGCCGCGGACAGCCTCGGCGGCTGCGACATTCTCGTCAACAACGCCGGCATCCAGCATGTCGCGCCGATCGATGAATTTCCCGATGAGAAGTGGGAGGCGATCGTCCAGATCAACCTTGTCGCGGCCTTCCATTCGATCAAGGCCGCCTTGCCGATGATGAAGGCGCGCGGCTGGGGCCGTATTATCAACATCGCCTCGGCCCACGCGCTGGTCGCCTCGCCCTACAAGTCGGCCTATGTCGCCGCCAAGCACGGGATCGCCGGACTGACCAAGACGGTGGCGCTGGAGGCGGCGACCGCCGGCATCACCGTCAATGCGATCTGCCCCGGCTATGTGTGGACGCCGCTGGTCGAGAAGCAGATCCCGGACACGATGGCCGCGCGCGGGCTGACCAAAGAGCAGGTCATCAACGACGTGCTGCTTGAGGCCCAGCCGACGAAGGAATTCGTCACCGTTGAGCAGGTCGCCGGGCTCGCGCTCTTCCTGTGCAGCGACAGTGCCGCCTCGATGACCGGCGCAATCCTTCCGATCGACGGCGGCTGGACGGCGCACTAG
- the pstS gene encoding phosphate ABC transporter substrate-binding protein PstS: MIGVFLSQARGLSGVQGVLATVAALAVLALPSSAQADPIQGAGSTFAAPIINQWSRDYEAIRADGGDYTSPDWRVDYEPVGSLAGIMRLAQPETDFAATDAPLPPEDLAKRNLAQFPIVMGGIVVVANIDGIGAGQLRLSGPALADIYLGKITSWSDPAIKSLNPDLALPDAPIAVLHRADGSGSTFTFTSFLSKVSQEWREKHGADTLIAWPVGRGEKGTGGLAALTAATKSGIAYLEYGQVVRAGLPFVSLQNASGAFVRPEPAAFQAGLATVTWDAARGFHADTTNLAGAAAYPMAVVTYAIVPKDRGQTRINRVLDLFRVAFSQGADEASALGYIPVSPELAGRIEAYWAESFGALNN; this comes from the coding sequence ATGATCGGTGTTTTCCTCTCCCAGGCCCGAGGGCTGTCCGGAGTTCAGGGTGTTCTTGCCACCGTCGCGGCACTCGCCGTTCTTGCCCTGCCGTCGTCCGCCCAGGCCGACCCGATCCAGGGTGCCGGCTCTACCTTCGCCGCCCCGATTATCAACCAGTGGTCGCGCGACTATGAGGCGATCCGCGCCGATGGTGGCGACTACACCTCTCCCGATTGGCGTGTCGACTACGAGCCCGTCGGCTCGCTGGCCGGCATCATGCGCCTCGCCCAGCCGGAGACGGACTTCGCCGCCACCGATGCACCGCTGCCACCGGAAGACCTTGCGAAGCGCAACCTGGCGCAGTTTCCGATCGTCATGGGCGGCATCGTCGTGGTCGCCAACATCGACGGTATCGGTGCCGGTCAACTGCGCCTTTCGGGCCCGGCGCTTGCCGATATCTATCTCGGCAAGATCACCAGCTGGTCCGATCCGGCCATCAAAAGCCTTAATCCCGATCTTGCCTTGCCCGACGCTCCGATAGCCGTCCTGCACCGCGCCGACGGTTCCGGTTCGACCTTCACCTTCACCAGCTTCCTGTCGAAGGTGAGCCAGGAATGGCGGGAGAAGCATGGTGCCGACACTCTGATTGCATGGCCCGTCGGTCGCGGAGAAAAGGGCACCGGCGGACTGGCCGCCCTGACCGCGGCGACGAAGAGCGGCATCGCCTATCTCGAATACGGCCAGGTGGTCCGCGCCGGCCTTCCCTTCGTGTCGCTGCAGAACGCCAGCGGGGCCTTCGTGCGGCCCGAGCCGGCCGCCTTCCAGGCCGGCCTTGCAACCGTGACGTGGGATGCCGCGCGCGGCTTCCACGCCGACACCACCAATCTCGCGGGAGCCGCGGCGTATCCGATGGCGGTCGTGACCTATGCGATCGTGCCGAAGGATCGCGGCCAGACACGCATCAACCGTGTCCTGGACCTATTCCGGGTCGCCTTCAGCCAGGGCGCGGATGAAGCATCCGCGCTCGGCTACATCCCCGTCTCGCCGGAACTCGCCGGCCGGATCGAAGCCTACTGGGCCGAAAGCTTCGGCGCGCTGAACAACTAG